A genomic window from Brassica oleracea var. oleracea cultivar TO1000 chromosome C8, BOL, whole genome shotgun sequence includes:
- the LOC106307697 gene encoding putative pentatricopeptide repeat-containing protein At3g13770, mitochondrial, which yields MLRLKFRNCRLTSTPSRNYIHSNAVRSNLHSTNLKLGDLSKSGRIEEARQLFDKMPEKDEYTWNTMIVAYSSSGRLSDAKHLFHRNPVKNTISWNALISGHCKNGSKDEALSLFWEMQLKERSFNEYTLGSVLKMCALLGLLLRGEQIHGCTVKTAFDFDVGVVNGLLDMYAQCRRVSEAEYIFKTMPAERRNNVTWTSMLTGYSRNGFAYKAIECFRDMRREGTQPNQFTFPSVLTACGVVCARRVGVQVHGCIVKSGFKTNIFVQSAVIAMYAKCRDLATARALLQDMEVDDVVSWNSLVVECVREGFKEEALSLFRRMHERDMKIDEFTLPSVLNCFASSRTEMMKIASSVHCLIVKTGYGSYMLVSNALVDMYAKRGTMDSALKVFEGMVEKDVISWTALVTGNTHNGAYEEALKLFCKMRGDEGGISPDQIVTASVLSASAELTLLEFGQQVHCNHIKSGFPASLSVDNSLVTMYTKCGSLEDAEAVFNSMETKDLITWTALIVGYAKNGKAKDSLELYNLMIDNGIRPDYITFIGLLFACSHAGLIEEAQRYFESMRTVYRIAPGPEHYACMIDLYGRSGDFAKAEELLNQMEVEPDATVWKAILAASRKHGKIETGERAARTLMELEPNNAVPYVLLSNMYSAAGRQEEAANIRRLMKSRNISKEPGCSWVEGRGRVHSFMSEDRRHQRMVEIYSKVDEMMLLIREAGYEPDVSFALHDLDKEGKELGLAYHSEKLAVAFGLLAVPDGAPIRIIKNLRVCGDCHSAMKYISRVYLRHIILRDSNCFHHFRDGSCSCGDYW from the coding sequence ATGCTCAGACTGAAATTCAGAAACTGCCGTCTTACTTCGACACCTTCTCGTAATTACATTCACAGCAATGCTGTTCGATCAAACCTTCACTCGACGAATCTGAAACTGGGAGATTTATCCAAATCTGGCCGAATCGAGGAAGCCCGCCAACTGTTCGATAAAATGCCTGAGAAAGATGAGTACACTTGGAACACAATGATCGTCGCTTACTCCTCTTCAGGGAGACTCTCCGACGCGAAACACCTTTTCCATAGAAACCCAGTGAAGAATACAATCTCCTGGAACGCTCTAATCTCTGGGCATTGCAAGAACGGAAGCAAAGACGAAGCTCTAAGTTTGTTTTGGGAGATGCAGCTTAAAGAAAGAAGCTTTAACGAGTACACTTTAGGTAGCGTTCTAAAGATGTGTGCTTTGCTTGGTTTGCTTCTCAGAGGTGAACAGATTCATGGGTGTACAGTGAAAACAGCGTTTGATTTTGATGTTGGTGTGGTTAATGGTTTACTCGATATGTATGCACAATGCAGACGCGTCTCTGAAGCTGAGTATATCTTTAAGACAATGCCAGCTGAGAGGAGGAATAACGTTACATGGACTTCAATGCTCACCGGCTACTCTAGAAACGGGTTTGCTTACAAGGCGATTGAGTGTTTTAGGGATATGAGGAGAGAAGGAACCCAACCGAATCAGTTTACCTTTCCAAGCGTTTTGACGGCTTGTGGTGTGGTTTGTGCTCGTAGGGTTGGTGTTCAGGTGCATGGATGCATAGTTAAGAGTGGTTTCAAGACCAACATCTTTGTTCAGAGCGCGGTGATTGCCATGTACGCTAAATGCAGAGACTTGGCAACCGCGAGAGCCTTGTTGCAAGATATGGAAGTTGACGATGTGGTTTCTTGGAACTCGTTGGTTGTTGAGTGCGTTAGAGAAGGTTTTAAGGAAGAAGCTCTGTCTCTGTTTAGAAGAATGCATGAGCGGGATATGAAGATAGACGAGTTCACACTCCCTTCAGTTTTGAACTGTTTCGCCTCCTCTAGAACAGAGATGATGAAGATAGCTTCCTCTGTGCATTGTCTGATTGTGAAAACTGGATATGGAAGTTATATGCTTGTGAGCAACGCTCTTGTGGATATGTATGCTAAAAGAGGAACCATGGATTCAGCGCTGAAAGTGTTTGAAGGGATGGTTGAGAAAGATGTGATATCTTGGACGGCTCTAGTCACAGGGAACACACATAACGGAGCTTATGAAGAAGCGTTGAAGCTGTTCTGTAAGATGAGAGGAGATGAAGGAGGCATATCTCCTGATCAGATTGTTACAGCGAGTGTACTAAGCGCCTCTGCTGAGTTAACTCTACTGGAGTTTGGGCAGCAAGTACACTGTAACCACATCAAATCTGGCTTCCCTGCCTCTCTGTCAGTAGATAACTCTCTTGTGACAATGTACACAAAGTGCGGAAGCTTAGAAGACGCCGAAGCAGTTTTCAACTCCATGGAAACCAAGGATCTGATCACATGGACTGCTCTGATAGTTGGTTACGCGAAAAACGGCAAAGCTAAAGACTCTCTGGAATTATACAATTTGATGATAGACAATGGCATAAGACCGGACTACATTACCTTTATCGGTTTACTATTCGCTTGCAGTCACGCCGGTCTCATAGAAGAAGCTCAACGCTACTTTGAGTCTATGAGAACAGTTTACAGAATAGCACCAGGACCTGAACACTACGCGTGTATGATTGATCTCTACGGCAGGTCCGGCGATTTCGCCAAAGCAGAGGAGTTGCTGAATCAAATGGAGGTTGAGCCAGACGCAACCGTATGGAAAGCGATCTTAGCTGCTAGTAGGAAGCATGGGAAGATAGAAACCGGAGAAAGAGCGGCGAGAACTCTCATGGAGTTGGAACCAAACAACGCTGTTCCTTATGTCCTGTTATCAAACATGTACTCTGCAGCGGGGAGACAAGAGGAAGCTGCGAATATCCGTAGGCTGATGAAATCTCGGAACATAAGCAAAGAGCCTGGTTGCAGTTGGGTTGAAGGGAGAGGGAGAGTTCATAGCTTCATGTCTGAAGATAGAAGACATCAGAGAATGGTTGAGATTTATTCAAAGGTTGATGAGATGATGCTTTTGATCAGAGAAGCTGGTTATGAACCGGATGTGAGTTTTGCACTCCATGACTTGGATAAGGAAGGGAAGGAGCTTGGTTTGGCTTACCATAGTGAGAAACTAGCTGTAGCGTTTGGTCTGCTTGCTGTACCGGATGGAGCTCCGATTCGGATCATCAAGAACCTCCGTGTCTGTGGGGATTGCCACAGTGCTATGAAGTACATATCGAGAGTTTATCTGAGGCATATCATCTTGAGAGATTCGAATTGTTTTCATCACTTTAGAGATGGAAGCTGTTCTTGCGGAGACTATTGGTGA
- the LOC106310304 gene encoding protein Brevis radix-like 2 isoform X1 has translation MFDKWEAQEWWGENFEKVMELYNVQQLNQQSVPVPTAPPRSKDESCSKNSPATPPLNKECPGGKCLLTANQARTQTQSRYHRDSSGLATTPKLSSMSGTRTETSSVDMSARSSGSSREEEEEEEEDGDYSMEVSVSNASDMETEWVEQDEDGVYITIRALPDGSRELRRLRFSRDKFGETNARLWWEENIARIQQQYL, from the exons ATGTTTGATAAATGGGAAGCTCAAGAATGGTGGGGTGAGAATTTTGAGAAGGTCATGGAGTTATACAATGTGCAGCAACTTAATCAGCAGAGTGTCCCTGTTCCAACCGCTCCTCCTAGATCCAAAGATGAG AGCTGCAGCAAGAACAGTCCTGCAACTCCACCTCTAAACAAAGAATGTCCTGGAGGAAAATGCTTACTCACGGCTAACCAAGCAAGAACACAAACACAAAGTCGGTACCACCGTGATTCGTCTGGTCTTGCAACGACGCCAAAGCTTTCTAGCATGAGTGGGACCCGAACCGAGACATCATCGGTTGATATGTCTGCAAGAAGTAGTGGCTCATCAAGGGAAGAAGAAGAAGAAGAAGAAGAAGATGGAGATTATTCAATGGAGGTCTCGGTAAGTAATGCAAGTGACATGGAAACAGAATGGGTGGAACAAGACGAAGATGGTGTTTATATCACAATCAGAGCTTTACCAGATGGGAGTCGTGAGCTTAGACGTCTTCGGTTCAG CCGAGATAAGTTTGGAGAAACAAATGCAAGATTGTGGTGGGAAGAGAACATAGCTCGGATTCAACAGCAGTACTTATGA
- the LOC106310304 gene encoding protein Brevis radix-like 2 isoform X2: MCSNLISRVSLFQPLLLDPKMSKNSPATPPLNKECPGGKCLLTANQARTQTQSRYHRDSSGLATTPKLSSMSGTRTETSSVDMSARSSGSSREEEEEEEEDGDYSMEVSVSNASDMETEWVEQDEDGVYITIRALPDGSRELRRLRFSRDKFGETNARLWWEENIARIQQQYL, from the exons ATGTGCAGCAACTTAATCAGCAGAGTGTCCCTGTTCCAACCGCTCCTCCTAGATCCAAAGATGAG CAAGAACAGTCCTGCAACTCCACCTCTAAACAAAGAATGTCCTGGAGGAAAATGCTTACTCACGGCTAACCAAGCAAGAACACAAACACAAAGTCGGTACCACCGTGATTCGTCTGGTCTTGCAACGACGCCAAAGCTTTCTAGCATGAGTGGGACCCGAACCGAGACATCATCGGTTGATATGTCTGCAAGAAGTAGTGGCTCATCAAGGGAAGAAGAAGAAGAAGAAGAAGAAGATGGAGATTATTCAATGGAGGTCTCGGTAAGTAATGCAAGTGACATGGAAACAGAATGGGTGGAACAAGACGAAGATGGTGTTTATATCACAATCAGAGCTTTACCAGATGGGAGTCGTGAGCTTAGACGTCTTCGGTTCAG CCGAGATAAGTTTGGAGAAACAAATGCAAGATTGTGGTGGGAAGAGAACATAGCTCGGATTCAACAGCAGTACTTATGA